From one Rhodothermales bacterium genomic stretch:
- a CDS encoding sigma-70 family RNA polymerase sigma factor — MPVFHALHALKRRLPFPLDAIDQVNALYRRWLSLRAQDDLRLVDLWTYCFIWRYLLIKFARDPELNEVDLDVQLGKIYEQVVGKRHTIQNLDGYASWVSVVCHNQHINYLRAHHPETIPFALTFDTPLDPLEPDVDAVVLFKAIIAAIGRLPDYLGAIAELRVIHERSYEEIALLTGKNVVVVRSYANKALQRLRSDPDFLWFCRFNFDEDMGREGISREQPLSD; from the coding sequence ATGCCCGTATTCCACGCCCTCCACGCCCTCAAACGCCGCCTGCCGTTTCCTCTGGATGCCATCGACCAGGTGAACGCGCTGTATCGCCGTTGGCTAAGCCTCCGTGCGCAGGACGATTTACGACTCGTCGACCTGTGGACCTATTGTTTCATCTGGCGCTACCTCCTCATCAAGTTTGCCCGAGATCCGGAACTGAATGAAGTGGATCTGGACGTTCAATTGGGCAAGATCTACGAACAGGTTGTGGGCAAACGCCATACGATTCAAAATCTGGATGGCTATGCCAGCTGGGTCAGCGTGGTATGCCACAACCAACACATCAATTACCTGCGTGCCCACCACCCTGAAACGATCCCGTTCGCCCTCACGTTTGACACACCCCTGGATCCCCTTGAGCCCGACGTGGACGCGGTGGTGCTTTTTAAGGCGATCATCGCCGCCATAGGCCGGCTGCCGGACTACCTGGGCGCGATCGCCGAGCTGCGGGTCATCCACGAACGCTCCTATGAGGAAATCGCGTTGTTGACCGGTAAAAACGTGGTCGTGGTGCGTTCCTATGCCAACAAGGCGCTGCAGCGGCTCCGGTCCGACCCCGACTTTCTCTGGTTCTGTCGATTTAATTTCGATGAAGACATGGGACGAGAGGGTATTTCCAGGGAGCAACCCTTGTCTGATTAG
- the rpsB gene encoding 30S ribosomal protein S2 gives MSQAQSNGHRVQIEALLKAGTHFGHLTRRWNPKMKNYIFMERNGIHIIDLMQTQALLDAAADAATRFTKMGRRILFIGTKKQAKDIIRQHAEACKSPYTVERWLGGTLTNFQTIRKSIRRMEDIKKMEDDGTVEQLKKKERLMKQRELDKLQRVLKGIADMPKLPGAAFVVDINREHIAVKEARKLGIPIIAIVDTNCDPDLVDFPIPANDDALKSIDLITSVIADAINEGYRAKGVDSAVEEAENERLASEYEGDESEEDFVDEVGEGEEDEA, from the coding sequence ATGAGCCAGGCACAAAGCAACGGACATCGCGTCCAGATCGAAGCCCTGTTAAAAGCAGGCACGCACTTCGGCCACCTGACCCGCCGGTGGAATCCGAAGATGAAAAATTACATCTTCATGGAGCGGAACGGCATCCACATTATCGACCTGATGCAGACACAGGCGTTGCTGGATGCGGCCGCTGATGCCGCGACGCGCTTCACGAAAATGGGCCGGCGTATCCTGTTCATCGGCACGAAAAAACAGGCCAAGGACATCATCCGGCAGCACGCTGAAGCCTGCAAATCCCCCTATACGGTGGAGCGCTGGCTGGGCGGCACCCTGACGAACTTCCAGACTATCCGCAAGAGCATCCGGCGGATGGAGGACATCAAGAAGATGGAAGATGATGGGACCGTCGAACAGCTCAAGAAGAAAGAGCGGCTCATGAAGCAGCGCGAGCTCGATAAGCTCCAGCGCGTGTTGAAGGGCATTGCCGACATGCCGAAGCTCCCGGGCGCCGCGTTCGTGGTGGACATCAACCGCGAACACATCGCGGTCAAGGAGGCGCGCAAGCTGGGTATCCCCATCATCGCCATCGTGGATACCAACTGCGACCCGGACCTGGTTGACTTCCCAATTCCGGCCAACGACGACGCACTCAAGTCGATCGACCTCATCACCTCGGTCATCGCCGACGCCATCAATGAGGGCTACAGGGCGAAGGGCGTCGATTCTGCCGTGGAAGAAGCGGAGAACGAACGCCTCGCTTCGGAATACGAGGGCGACGAGTCGGAAGAGGATTTTGTCGACGAAGTGGGCGAAGGCGAGGAAGACGAAGCGTGA
- the rpsI gene encoding 30S ribosomal protein S9, translated as MSALVQFTAIGRRKTSVARVYLRSGNGTITINKRTIEDYFPLSWRRKEILAPFDKTGTTGNFDVVVNTNGGGPTGQAEAIRLGIARALVKYDETLKKQLRDADLLTRDPRMVERKKYGQPKARKRFQFSKR; from the coding sequence ATGTCTGCACTCGTACAATTCACGGCGATCGGCCGGCGTAAAACGTCTGTAGCGCGCGTGTATCTGCGCTCGGGCAACGGCACGATCACGATCAACAAGCGCACGATCGAAGATTATTTCCCCCTTTCGTGGCGACGCAAGGAGATTCTCGCCCCGTTTGACAAGACGGGAACGACCGGCAACTTCGACGTCGTGGTGAACACGAACGGCGGCGGACCGACCGGCCAGGCCGAAGCGATTCGCCTGGGCATCGCCCGTGCGCTCGTCAAGTATGACGAAACGCTCAAGAAGCAGCTCCGCGACGCGGACCTGCTCACGCGCGATCCGCGCATGGTCGAGCGCAAGAAATACGGCCAGCCCAAAGCGCGCAAACGCTTCCAGTTCTCGAAGCGCTAA
- the frr gene encoding ribosome recycling factor, with translation MLDEMITMVLDDAEDKMNRAIEHLRHELSSIRAGRATPAMLENIRVNYYGSSTPLNQMANVAAPQPDLLVIQPWDKSSLGDIEKAISAANIGVTPSNDGMLIRVPVPPLSEERRKDLAKAARVRGEDARIVIRNIRRHAKDEVKSIQLSENLPEDMRYEAEERLQAMTDRHIEGIDKLMHRKEEEIMEV, from the coding sequence ATGCTTGACGAGATGATCACCATGGTGCTCGACGACGCCGAAGACAAGATGAATCGCGCGATCGAGCACTTGCGTCACGAACTCAGCAGCATTCGCGCCGGCCGCGCCACGCCGGCCATGCTCGAAAACATCCGGGTGAACTACTACGGATCGAGCACACCACTGAACCAAATGGCCAACGTCGCTGCGCCCCAGCCGGACCTTCTCGTGATCCAGCCGTGGGATAAATCCTCGCTGGGGGATATCGAAAAAGCCATTTCAGCCGCCAATATCGGCGTAACGCCCTCCAATGACGGCATGCTGATTCGCGTTCCGGTGCCCCCGCTCTCCGAGGAGCGCCGAAAAGATCTGGCAAAGGCTGCACGCGTCCGCGGAGAAGATGCACGAATCGTCATCCGCAATATCCGCCGGCACGCTAAGGACGAAGTCAAGTCCATCCAGCTGTCCGAAAACCTGCCCGAAGACATGCGCTACGAAGCGGAAGAGCGACTGCAGGCCATGACGGATCGCCACATCGAAGGCATCGATAAACTGATGCATCGAAAGGAAGAGGAAATCATGGAGGTATGA
- the rplM gene encoding 50S ribosomal protein L13, which yields MDTNSFKTYSARPVEVVRAWHVVDAENEVVGRLASHVATLLRGKHKASYTPHIDTGDHVIIINADKIRFTGKKETDKEYFSHTGYPGGVKIRTPKELRTKKPTFALENAVKGMLPKGPLGRQMIKKLKVYAGPEHPHEAQNPQPISF from the coding sequence ATGGATACCAACAGCTTTAAGACCTATAGTGCCCGGCCGGTGGAAGTCGTGCGTGCGTGGCACGTAGTCGACGCGGAGAACGAGGTCGTAGGTCGTCTCGCGTCGCATGTGGCCACCCTGTTACGCGGGAAGCACAAAGCGAGCTACACCCCGCACATTGACACGGGCGACCATGTCATCATCATCAATGCGGACAAGATTCGCTTCACCGGCAAGAAAGAAACGGACAAGGAATACTTCAGCCACACCGGGTATCCCGGCGGCGTGAAGATCCGTACGCCGAAGGAATTGCGGACGAAGAAGCCGACGTTTGCGCTTGAGAACGCGGTGAAGGGGATGTTGCCGAAGGGCCCTCTGGGGCGCCAGATGATCAAGAAACTGAAGGTGTATGCGGGGCCGGAGCATCCGCATGAAGCCCAGAATCCGCAGCCCATCTCGTTCTGA
- the tsf gene encoding translation elongation factor Ts: MSISAQDVMRLREITGVGMMDCKKALAEANGDFDAAIDLLRKKGQKVAANRADREAKEGLVVTAVSADRKKGAIAEVNCETDFVARSDDFKTFAEAVAGIVLASNPADGDALLALPFGSAETVGSAALALTGKVGEKVDIRRFKVASSTGGVIVPYVHPGARLGVLVEMTGEGNTAEAGRDVAMQVAALNPIATTPDEVPADIKQKEMEIAREAAQAEGKAEAMLDKIAQGKLQRFYKDNVLIEQPFVKDSSVSVKEMLRKAQVDVRGFHRFALGD, encoded by the coding sequence ATGTCGATCTCTGCCCAGGATGTAATGCGGCTCCGCGAAATCACCGGAGTCGGTATGATGGATTGCAAAAAGGCCCTTGCTGAGGCGAATGGCGACTTCGACGCCGCCATCGACTTGCTGCGTAAAAAAGGCCAGAAGGTTGCCGCCAATCGTGCGGACCGCGAAGCGAAGGAAGGGCTGGTGGTTACGGCCGTCAGTGCCGACCGCAAGAAAGGTGCGATTGCCGAAGTGAACTGCGAGACGGATTTTGTGGCCCGAAGCGACGACTTCAAGACGTTCGCCGAGGCTGTTGCCGGCATCGTCCTCGCCAGCAACCCGGCCGACGGAGACGCCCTGCTCGCGCTCCCCTTCGGTAGCGCTGAAACGGTGGGCTCCGCCGCGCTCGCGCTCACCGGGAAGGTCGGCGAAAAGGTGGATATCCGTCGCTTCAAAGTGGCCTCCTCCACAGGCGGAGTCATCGTCCCCTACGTACACCCGGGCGCTCGCCTTGGTGTACTGGTCGAAATGACCGGTGAGGGCAACACGGCCGAAGCCGGCCGCGATGTCGCCATGCAAGTGGCCGCACTGAATCCGATCGCCACGACGCCGGACGAAGTGCCGGCGGACATCAAGCAGAAGGAAATGGAGATCGCCCGCGAAGCCGCGCAGGCCGAAGGCAAGGCGGAAGCCATGCTGGATAAAATCGCCCAGGGTAAGCTGCAGCGCTTTTATAAAGACAACGTGTTGATCGAGCAGCCTTTTGTCAAGGACTCCTCGGTCTCGGTCAAAGAAATGCTCCGCAAAGCGCAGGTGGATGTTCGCGGCTTCCATCGCTTCGCGCTGGGAGATTGA
- the pyrH gene encoding UMP kinase, whose protein sequence is MPEDQPKRDAPHYKRVLLKLSGEALLGNREFGIDEEVLNGYARAVRDAQNLGAEVAIVIGGGNIFRGIEANKGMKRAHADYMGMLATMINAMALQDALEQAGLKTRLQSSIHMDEIAEPFIRRRAIRHLEKGRVVIFGAGTGNPYFTTDTAASLRALEIDAHVILKGTRVDGIFTADPEKDLSAERFIRIHGSEVIKRELRVMDMTAFTLCKESRLPIIVFNMDDPGNLLRVIQGEQIGTLVYWGETQPPTMAPRTAGLNA, encoded by the coding sequence ATGCCTGAGGATCAGCCCAAACGCGACGCTCCCCACTATAAACGTGTTCTGCTCAAATTAAGCGGCGAAGCGCTGCTTGGAAACAGGGAGTTCGGGATCGACGAAGAGGTACTCAACGGCTACGCCCGCGCTGTTCGGGACGCCCAGAACCTCGGCGCCGAAGTCGCCATCGTCATCGGCGGGGGCAATATATTCCGAGGGATCGAGGCGAATAAGGGGATGAAACGTGCCCATGCGGACTACATGGGCATGCTCGCTACCATGATCAATGCGATGGCCCTCCAGGACGCCCTGGAGCAGGCCGGCCTCAAAACCCGCCTCCAGTCCAGTATCCATATGGACGAGATCGCCGAACCGTTCATCCGGCGACGCGCCATCCGCCACCTCGAAAAAGGACGCGTCGTTATCTTTGGCGCCGGCACCGGGAATCCGTATTTTACGACCGATACCGCCGCCTCCCTTCGCGCCCTTGAAATCGACGCTCATGTCATCCTCAAAGGCACCCGCGTCGATGGCATCTTTACGGCCGACCCCGAAAAGGATCTTTCCGCCGAGCGTTTTATCCGGATCCATGGGAGCGAAGTGATCAAGCGGGAGTTGCGCGTTATGGATATGACGGCCTTTACGCTGTGCAAGGAAAGCCGCCTGCCCATCATCGTGTTTAATATGGACGACCCTGGCAACCTGCTGCGCGTCATCCAGGGCGAGCAGATCGGCACCCTCGTGTACTGGGGTGAAACACAGCCCCCCACGATGGCTCCACGCACGGCAGGACTCAACGCTTAA